One part of the Glycine soja cultivar W05 chromosome 11, ASM419377v2, whole genome shotgun sequence genome encodes these proteins:
- the LOC114376351 gene encoding annexin-like protein RJ4, whose translation MATLIAPSNHSPQEDAEALRKAFEGWGTDENTVIVILGHRTVYQRQQIRRVYEEIYQEDLVKRLESEIKGDFEKAVYRWILEPADRDAVLANVAIKSGKNYNVIVEIATILSPEELLAVRRAYLNRYKHSLEEDVAAHTSGHLRQLLVGLVTAFRHVGDEINPKLAQSEAEILHDAVKEKKGSYEETIRVLTTRSRTQLVATFNRYREIHGTSISKKLVDEGSDEFQRALYTAIRAINDPIKYYEKVVRNAIKKVGTDEDALTRVVVSRAEKDLKIISEVYYKRNSVLLEHAIAKEISGDYKKFLLTLLGKED comes from the exons ATGGCTACCCTTATTGCTCCCAGCAACCACTCTCCCCAAGAAGATGCTGAAGCTCTCAGAAAGGCTTTTGAAG GATGGGGAACTGATGAGAACACTGTCATAGTAATTTTGGGTCATAGAACTGTGTATCAGAGGCAGCAAATCAGAAGAGTTTATGAGGAAATTTACCAGGAGGATCTTGTGAAGCGCCTAGAGTCTGAGATCAAAGGAGACTTTGAG AAAGCCGTGTACCGATGGATACTGGAACCTGCAGATCGTGATGCTGTTTTGGCCAATGTTGCCATCAAGAGTGGCAAAAACTACAATGTCATTGTGGAAATTGCCACTATCCTCTCCCCGGAAGAGCTTTTGGCGGTTAGACGCGCCTATCTCAACCGCTACAAGCACTCCTTGGAAGAAGATGTTGCAGCTCATACCTCTGGCCATCTACGCCAG CTTTTAGTGGGGTTGGTGACCGCATTCAGGCATGTTGGTGATGAGATCAATCCAAAATTGGCACAATCTGAGGCTGAAATTCTTCATGATGCTGTAAAAGAGAAGAAGGGTAGCTATGAAGAGACCATTAGGGTCTTGACTACAAGGAGCAGGACCCAACTTGTTGCAACTTTCAACCGCTACAGAGAGATCCATGGCACTTCCATCTCTAAG AAATTGGTGGATGAAGGATCTGATGAGTTTCAGAGGGCATTGTACACTGCCATTCGTGCCATCAATGATCCTATTAAGTACTATGAAAAG GTGGTGCGCAATGCAATCAAAAAGGTTGGAACTGATGAGGATGCACTCACTCGCGTGGTTGTGAGCCGGGCCGAGAAGGACCTGAAGATAATCTCAGAGGTTTACTACAAGAGAAACAGTGTTCTTCTTGAGCATGCTATTGCCAAGGAAATCTCAGGGGACTACAAGAAGTTCCTTCTCACTCTGTTGGGGAAAGAagactaa
- the LOC114374057 gene encoding annexin-like protein RJ4, producing MATLVAPRNHFPQEDAEALWKAVKGWGTDEKTIIKILGHRNASQRQQIRLVFQDIHLEDLVKRLESELSGDFERAVYRWTLEPSKRYAVLANVAIKNANKDYHVMVEIVCVLQPEELLI from the exons ATGGCTACTCTTGTTGCTCCTAGGAATCATTTTCCACAGGAAGATGCAGAAGCTCTCTGGAAAGCCGTCAAAG GGTGGGGGACAGATGAAAAGACCATCATAAAAATACTGGGTCATAGAAATGCTTCTCAGAGGCAGCAAATTAGACTAGTTTTCCAGGACATTCACCTAGAGGATCTCGTCAAACGCCTTGAGTCGGAGCTCTCTGGAGACTTTGAG AGAGCTGTATACCGATGGACATTAGAACCTTCAAAACGATATGCTGTGTTGGCCAATGTAGCCATAAAAAATGCTAACAAAGACTATCATGTGATGGTGGAAATTGTATGTGTGCTTCAA
- the LOC114374282 gene encoding annexin-like protein RJ4 isoform X2, producing the protein MATLIAPITFSPGLDAEALRKAFQGWGTDEKTVIAILGHRNVHQRQQIRKVYEEIYQENLIKRLESELSGDFERAVYRWMLEPADRDAVLANVAIKNGSKGYHVIVEIACVLSADEVLAVKRAYHNRYKRSLEEDVATNTTGDIRQLLVGLVTAYRYDGDEVNAKLAKTEADILHESIKEKKGNHEEAIRILTTRSKTQLLATFNRYRDDHGASITKKLLDNASTDFQKALHTAIRCINDHKKYYEKVLRNAIKGVGTDEDALTRVVVSRAEKDLRDIKELYYKRNSVHLEDAVAKEISGDYKKFILTLLGKED; encoded by the exons ATGGCTACCCTTATTGCTCCCATCACCTTTTCACCTGGTTTAGATGCAGAAGCTCTTAGAAAAGCTTTCCAAG GATGGGGGACCGATGAGAAAACCGTTATTGCAATACTGGGTCATAGAAATGTTCATCAGAGGCAACAAATCAGAAAGGTTTATGAGGAAATTTACCAAGAGAACCTCATTAAACGCCTGGAGTCTGAGCTCTCTGGTGACTTTGAG AGAGCTGTGTACCGTTGGATGCTGGAACCTGCAGATCGTGATGCTGTTTTGGCCAATGTTGCCATCAAGAATGGCAGCAAAGGTTACCATGTGATTGTGGAAATTGCTTGTGTGCTTTCAGCGGACGAGGTCTTGGCAGTGAAGCGTGCCTATCACAACCGTTACAAGAGATCTTTGGAAGAAGATGTGGCTACTAACACCACTGGTGACATTCGCCAG CTGTTGGTTGGGTTGGTGACAGCATATAGGTATGATGGTGATGAGGTCAATGCAAAATTGGCCAAAACTGAAGCTGATATTCTTCATGAATCTATCAAGGAGAAAAAGGGCAACCATGAAGAAGCCATCAGGATCCTCACCACAAGGAGCAAGACACAACTTCTGGCAACTTTCAACCGCTACAGAGATGACCATGGCGCTTCCATAACTAAG aaATTGTTGGATAATGCATCTACTGACTTCCAGAAGGCATTGCACACTGCTATTAGATGTATCAATGACCACAAAAAGTACTATGAAAAG GTTCTGCGCAATGCGATAAAAGGGGTTGGAACTGATGAGGATGCACTCACCCGTGTGGTGGTCTCAAGGGCTGAGAAGGACCTCAGGGACATCAAAGAGCTTTATTATAAGAGAAATAGTGTTCACCTTGAGGATGCAGTGGCCAAGGAAATCTCAGGGGACTACAAGAAATTCATCCTCACTCTGTTGGGGAAGGAAGATTGA
- the LOC114373492 gene encoding FAD-linked sulfhydryl oxidase ERV1-like produces the protein MPENPLQTLFHNIEQVSSFVQHHLSNFIGLHHHPSSGPLLSISSSTKGPLSKTATSVQLADTAVKEKSAAPVTKEELGRATWTFLHILAAQYPDNPTRQQKKDVKELVQMLPRIYPCRECRDHFKEVLRANPVLTGSHAEFSQWLCHVHNVVNRSLAKPIFPCERVDARWGKLDCEQNACEIIGSTSIFGRIWQKST, from the exons ATGCCTGAGAATCCACTGCAGACCTTGTTCCATAACATTGAACAAGTCTCAAGCTTTGTTCAACACCATCTCTCTAATTTCATAGGCCTTCATCACCACCCATCTTCAGGACCCCTCTTGTCCATCTCTTCCTCCACCAAAGGCCCACTTTCAAAAACTGCAACTTCTGTACAACTCGCTGATACTGCTGTCAAG GAAAAGTCTGCTGCCCCAGTGACTAAGGAAGAGCTTGGAAGGGCTACTTGGACTTTCCTTCACATTCTTGCAGCTCAG TACCCGGATAATCCTACAAGACAACAGAAGAAGGATGTAAAAGAACTG GTACAGATGTTACCTCGAATATACCCTTGCAGGGAATGTCGAGATCACTTTAAAGAAGTTCTTAG AGCAAATCCTGTACTGACTGGATCACATGCTGAATTTTCTCAGTGGCTATGTCATGTGCATAATGTTGTTAATAGAAG CCTTGCCAAACCGATATTCCCCTGTGAACGAGTTGATGCAAGGTGGGGCAAACTGGACTGTGAACagaatgcatgtgaaattattgGAAGTACATCAATTTTTGGGAGGATATGGCAGAAATCTACGTAA
- the LOC114374282 gene encoding annexin-like protein RJ4 isoform X1, with translation MATLVAPNQKSPVEDVEALHKAFKGWGTDEKTVIAILGHRNVHQRQQIRKVYEEIYQENLIKRLESELSGDFERAVYRWMLEPADRDAVLANVAIKNGSKGYHVIVEIACVLSADEVLAVKRAYHNRYKRSLEEDVATNTTGDIRQLLVGLVTAYRYDGDEVNAKLAKTEADILHESIKEKKGNHEEAIRILTTRSKTQLLATFNRYRDDHGASITKKLLDNASTDFQKALHTAIRCINDHKKYYEKVLRNAIKGVGTDEDALTRVVVSRAEKDLRDIKELYYKRNSVHLEDAVAKEISGDYKKFILTLLGKED, from the exons GATGGGGGACCGATGAGAAAACCGTTATTGCAATACTGGGTCATAGAAATGTTCATCAGAGGCAACAAATCAGAAAGGTTTATGAGGAAATTTACCAAGAGAACCTCATTAAACGCCTGGAGTCTGAGCTCTCTGGTGACTTTGAG AGAGCTGTGTACCGTTGGATGCTGGAACCTGCAGATCGTGATGCTGTTTTGGCCAATGTTGCCATCAAGAATGGCAGCAAAGGTTACCATGTGATTGTGGAAATTGCTTGTGTGCTTTCAGCGGACGAGGTCTTGGCAGTGAAGCGTGCCTATCACAACCGTTACAAGAGATCTTTGGAAGAAGATGTGGCTACTAACACCACTGGTGACATTCGCCAG CTGTTGGTTGGGTTGGTGACAGCATATAGGTATGATGGTGATGAGGTCAATGCAAAATTGGCCAAAACTGAAGCTGATATTCTTCATGAATCTATCAAGGAGAAAAAGGGCAACCATGAAGAAGCCATCAGGATCCTCACCACAAGGAGCAAGACACAACTTCTGGCAACTTTCAACCGCTACAGAGATGACCATGGCGCTTCCATAACTAAG aaATTGTTGGATAATGCATCTACTGACTTCCAGAAGGCATTGCACACTGCTATTAGATGTATCAATGACCACAAAAAGTACTATGAAAAG GTTCTGCGCAATGCGATAAAAGGGGTTGGAACTGATGAGGATGCACTCACCCGTGTGGTGGTCTCAAGGGCTGAGAAGGACCTCAGGGACATCAAAGAGCTTTATTATAAGAGAAATAGTGTTCACCTTGAGGATGCAGTGGCCAAGGAAATCTCAGGGGACTACAAGAAATTCATCCTCACTCTGTTGGGGAAGGAAGATTGA